One Maylandia zebra isolate NMK-2024a unplaced genomic scaffold, Mzebra_GT3a scaffold02, whole genome shotgun sequence DNA window includes the following coding sequences:
- the LOC106675848 gene encoding uncharacterized protein LOC106675848 isoform X1: MSTQKIHRDRNQSAAPQELSLAEMGKKLCEANMVVKRHEEELNSVKESLTEVNTFYQLSLRKAGLAAMEQFYKEKLQEERSAHKETEEELKSFKDRVAGEVDIALQAGNSENMNNPVNETRLKEMYKELRKDWARIKPYLQKVHSTPERIKAWIQRSFLCGTGDMEQKKKLIELAFNLNADHAQASQKVHEYTKLTLHNLQLAFYYSFIDTAAQGFHGQEGEIHDASLNNLLSKCRWLSGLFALNNPPLLPDWINHHPGQDAWNIFPQEITTDFAMSPCQGHSAKVLKCLCPLQGMNESGDLWNNAAEQCRIAADGPSPP; this comes from the exons ATGAGTACTCAAAAGATCCACAG AGATCGGAATCAATCAGCAGCTCCACAGGAGCTGAG tttggCTGAGATGGGAAAAAAACTTTGTGAGGCAAA TATGGTGGTGAAACGTCATGAGGAGGAACTGAATTCAGTCAAAGAGAG tttgaCGGAGGTGAACACATTTTACCAACTGAGCCTCAGAAAAGCAGG TTTGGCTGCAATGGAACagttttataaagagaaactccaAGAAGAAAG ATCTGCACATAAAGAAACTGAAGAAGAATTGAAATCATTCAAAGACAG AGTGGCAGGAGAGGTTGACATTGCACTACAGGCCGGGAACTCTGAAAACATGAACAACCCAGTGAATGAAACCAGACTGAAAGAGATGTATAAAGAGCTGAGGAAGGACTGGGCAAGAATCAAGCCTTATCTGCAGAAAGTTCACAGCACCCCAGAGAGAATCAAAGCCTGGATTCAG CGCAGCTTTCTGTGTGGGACAGGGGATatggaacagaagaagaaactgaTAGAGTTAGCATTTAACCTAAATGCAGACCACGCTCAAGCATCTCAGAAG GTTCATGAATACACAAAGCTAACCCTTCACAACCTTCAGCTTGCTTTTTACTACAGTTTCATAGACACTGCTGCTCAG GGGTTCCATGGACAGGAAGGTGAAATTCATGATGCTAGCTTGAATAACCTCCTCTCGAAGTGCCGCTGGCTGAGCGGTTTATTTGCTTTGAACAACCCCCCTCTTCTGCCTGACTGGATAAATCATCATCCTGGGCAAGATGCTTGGAACATTTTCCCACAAGAGATCACAACTGATTTTGCCATGTCACCCTGCCAGGGCCACTCTGCAAAGGTCCTTAAATGTCTTTGCCCATTACAGGGCATGAACGAGAGTGGAGACCTCTGGAacaatgcagcagaacaatgtagAA tcgcagcagatggcccctcccctccctga
- the LOC106675848 gene encoding uncharacterized protein LOC106675848 isoform X2 has translation MSTQKIHRDRNQSAAPQELSMVVKRHEEELNSVKESLTEVNTFYQLSLRKAGLAAMEQFYKEKLQEERSAHKETEEELKSFKDRVAGEVDIALQAGNSENMNNPVNETRLKEMYKELRKDWARIKPYLQKVHSTPERIKAWIQRSFLCGTGDMEQKKKLIELAFNLNADHAQASQKVHEYTKLTLHNLQLAFYYSFIDTAAQGFHGQEGEIHDASLNNLLSKCRWLSGLFALNNPPLLPDWINHHPGQDAWNIFPQEITTDFAMSPCQGHSAKVLKCLCPLQGMNESGDLWNNAAEQCRIAADGPSPP, from the exons ATGAGTACTCAAAAGATCCACAG AGATCGGAATCAATCAGCAGCTCCACAGGAGCTGAG TATGGTGGTGAAACGTCATGAGGAGGAACTGAATTCAGTCAAAGAGAG tttgaCGGAGGTGAACACATTTTACCAACTGAGCCTCAGAAAAGCAGG TTTGGCTGCAATGGAACagttttataaagagaaactccaAGAAGAAAG ATCTGCACATAAAGAAACTGAAGAAGAATTGAAATCATTCAAAGACAG AGTGGCAGGAGAGGTTGACATTGCACTACAGGCCGGGAACTCTGAAAACATGAACAACCCAGTGAATGAAACCAGACTGAAAGAGATGTATAAAGAGCTGAGGAAGGACTGGGCAAGAATCAAGCCTTATCTGCAGAAAGTTCACAGCACCCCAGAGAGAATCAAAGCCTGGATTCAG CGCAGCTTTCTGTGTGGGACAGGGGATatggaacagaagaagaaactgaTAGAGTTAGCATTTAACCTAAATGCAGACCACGCTCAAGCATCTCAGAAG GTTCATGAATACACAAAGCTAACCCTTCACAACCTTCAGCTTGCTTTTTACTACAGTTTCATAGACACTGCTGCTCAG GGGTTCCATGGACAGGAAGGTGAAATTCATGATGCTAGCTTGAATAACCTCCTCTCGAAGTGCCGCTGGCTGAGCGGTTTATTTGCTTTGAACAACCCCCCTCTTCTGCCTGACTGGATAAATCATCATCCTGGGCAAGATGCTTGGAACATTTTCCCACAAGAGATCACAACTGATTTTGCCATGTCACCCTGCCAGGGCCACTCTGCAAAGGTCCTTAAATGTCTTTGCCCATTACAGGGCATGAACGAGAGTGGAGACCTCTGGAacaatgcagcagaacaatgtagAA tcgcagcagatggcccctcccctccctga
- the LOC101471478 gene encoding heat shock 70 kDa protein 12A-like isoform X1 produces MDNSYIIAIDFGTAYSGYAFSLTKREAETEPRLKYWGQQVSLRTPKTPTCILFDEHGKFLSFGYEAQSAYFRTRGDEARKKFFFECFKMSLYGKKVNSDVTIEAANGRSMKALKVFTEALRYLKEDALKCISENAGGKQFIASDFTWVVTVPAIWDPSAKQFMREAATQAGIVTTGKEDRLVIALEPEAASVWCKKLPADGYKTENNSRVTFEQASGTQYIVVDCGGGTIDITVHEVLEGGALKELHKASGNDFGGQTVDNKFKEFLREIFSDSLWDEYEKEHPGELQKMMYDISVLKENDDDVEISCPYNLGEMAKEKQKMEKFFESLRGVSWNQGAIKISKEKVRSFFAESLNGITKSLREILKKGFTIKYILLLGGYAQSLILRQHITNQFGDQCKVLCPSHPQEAIMKGAVMFGRNPALVASRISAFTYGVSLSHRFDASKHRADKRYTNKEGEWCDAIFCVLVKENEEVGWDKTSEHSFTPVERDQTAVTFAFYRTERKIQGLMYVDEWGVEKIGSIILESPDTARGMNREIKLQIKFGATEMTATAIDVDSGSTVKIDLDFMAKSIKSFRNNVWQK; encoded by the exons ATGGATAACTCATACATCATAGCGATAGACTTTGGCACTGCATACAGTGGATATGCttttagtctgacaaaaagaGAAGCAGAAACAGAACCTCGTTTAAAATACTGGGGTCAACAGGTTTCACTGAGGACCCCAAAGACTCCGACCTGCATCCTTTTTGATGAGCATGGAAAATTTCTCAGCTTTGGTTATGAAGCCCAGTCAGCTTATTTTAGAACACGAGGTGATGAAGCCAGAAAGAAATTCTTCTTTGAATGCTTCAAGATGTCCCTCTATGGCAAA AAAGTTAATAGTGATGTGACAATTGAAGCTGCAAATGGACGGTCAATGAAGGCACTGAAGGTGTTCACAGAAGCTCTGAGATACCTGAAGGAGGACGCTCTGAAATGCATCTCAGAAAATGCTGGTGGGAAGCAGTTCATAGCCTCTGACTTCACCTGGGTGGTGACTGTACCTGCCATATGGGATCCTTCAGCAAAGCAGTTCATGAGAGAAGCTGCGACACAG GCAGGAATTGTTACCACAGGCAAGGAAGACAGACTGGTTATTGCACTGGAACCAGAGGCAGCCTCAGTCTGGTGTAAGAAGCTGCCAGCTGATggttataaaacagaaaataacagcAGAGTCACATTCGAACAGGCTTCAGGAACACAATACATTGTGGTGGACTGTGGAG GTGGAACCATTGACATCACTGTTCATGAAGTCCTGGAGGGAGGAGCCCTGAAAGAGCTGCACAAGGCCTCAGGAAATGATTTTGGGGGACAAACTGTGGATAACAAATTCAAAGAGTTTCTCAGAGAAATCTTCAGTGATAGTTTGTGGGATGAATATGAAAAAGAGCATCCAGGAGAGCTGCAGAAGATGATGTATGATATCTCAGTTTTAAAAgagaatgatgatgatgtggaGATCAGCTGCCCATATAACCTGGGTGAAAtggcaaaagaaaagcagaaaatggaAAAGTTTTTTGAATCGCTGAGAGGTGTTTCCTGGAATCAAGGAGCTATCAAAATCTCAAAAGAGAAAGTACGATCTTTCTTTGCTGAGAGTCTGAATGGCATCACCAAGAGTCTCAGAGAAATCCTGAAGAAAGGTTTCACCATTAAGTACATTCTGTTATTGGGGGGCTACGCTCAAAGCCTGATTCTGCGTCAGCATATTACCAATCAGTTTGGTGATCAGTGTAAAGTTCTGTGTCCTTCTCATCCTCAAGAAGCAATCATGAAGGGAGCTGTGATGTTTGGAAGAAACCCAGCATTGGTGGCATCTCGAATAAGTGCCTTTACTTACGGGGTTTCTTTGTCTCATAGGTTTGATGCATCCAAGCATAGAGCAGACAAGAGATACACAAATAAAGAGGGCGAGTGGTGTGATGCTATTTTCTGTGTACTGGTGAAGGAAAATGAGGAAGTGGGCTGGGATAAAACCAGTGAGCACAGCTTCACTCCAGTAGAAAGAGATCAGACAGCGGTTACCTTTGCATTTTATCgcacagagagaaaaatccAAGGTCTAATGTATGTGGATGAGTGGGGAGTAGAGAAAATTGGTTCTATTATTCTTGAGTCACCTGACACAGCACGCGGCATGAATCGTGAAATCAAACTACAAATCAAGTTTGGTGCCACAGAAATGACGGCCACAGCCATAGACGTAGATTCAGGTTCCACTGTTAAAATTGACCTCGATTTTATGGCTAAATCAATAAAATCATTCAGAAACAACGTGTGGCAGAAGTGA
- the LOC101471478 gene encoding heat shock 70 kDa protein 12A-like isoform X2, with amino-acid sequence MKALKVFTEALRYLKEDALKCISENAGGKQFIASDFTWVVTVPAIWDPSAKQFMREAATQAGIVTTGKEDRLVIALEPEAASVWCKKLPADGYKTENNSRVTFEQASGTQYIVVDCGGGTIDITVHEVLEGGALKELHKASGNDFGGQTVDNKFKEFLREIFSDSLWDEYEKEHPGELQKMMYDISVLKENDDDVEISCPYNLGEMAKEKQKMEKFFESLRGVSWNQGAIKISKEKVRSFFAESLNGITKSLREILKKGFTIKYILLLGGYAQSLILRQHITNQFGDQCKVLCPSHPQEAIMKGAVMFGRNPALVASRISAFTYGVSLSHRFDASKHRADKRYTNKEGEWCDAIFCVLVKENEEVGWDKTSEHSFTPVERDQTAVTFAFYRTERKIQGLMYVDEWGVEKIGSIILESPDTARGMNREIKLQIKFGATEMTATAIDVDSGSTVKIDLDFMAKSIKSFRNNVWQK; translated from the exons ATGAAGGCACTGAAGGTGTTCACAGAAGCTCTGAGATACCTGAAGGAGGACGCTCTGAAATGCATCTCAGAAAATGCTGGTGGGAAGCAGTTCATAGCCTCTGACTTCACCTGGGTGGTGACTGTACCTGCCATATGGGATCCTTCAGCAAAGCAGTTCATGAGAGAAGCTGCGACACAG GCAGGAATTGTTACCACAGGCAAGGAAGACAGACTGGTTATTGCACTGGAACCAGAGGCAGCCTCAGTCTGGTGTAAGAAGCTGCCAGCTGATggttataaaacagaaaataacagcAGAGTCACATTCGAACAGGCTTCAGGAACACAATACATTGTGGTGGACTGTGGAG GTGGAACCATTGACATCACTGTTCATGAAGTCCTGGAGGGAGGAGCCCTGAAAGAGCTGCACAAGGCCTCAGGAAATGATTTTGGGGGACAAACTGTGGATAACAAATTCAAAGAGTTTCTCAGAGAAATCTTCAGTGATAGTTTGTGGGATGAATATGAAAAAGAGCATCCAGGAGAGCTGCAGAAGATGATGTATGATATCTCAGTTTTAAAAgagaatgatgatgatgtggaGATCAGCTGCCCATATAACCTGGGTGAAAtggcaaaagaaaagcagaaaatggaAAAGTTTTTTGAATCGCTGAGAGGTGTTTCCTGGAATCAAGGAGCTATCAAAATCTCAAAAGAGAAAGTACGATCTTTCTTTGCTGAGAGTCTGAATGGCATCACCAAGAGTCTCAGAGAAATCCTGAAGAAAGGTTTCACCATTAAGTACATTCTGTTATTGGGGGGCTACGCTCAAAGCCTGATTCTGCGTCAGCATATTACCAATCAGTTTGGTGATCAGTGTAAAGTTCTGTGTCCTTCTCATCCTCAAGAAGCAATCATGAAGGGAGCTGTGATGTTTGGAAGAAACCCAGCATTGGTGGCATCTCGAATAAGTGCCTTTACTTACGGGGTTTCTTTGTCTCATAGGTTTGATGCATCCAAGCATAGAGCAGACAAGAGATACACAAATAAAGAGGGCGAGTGGTGTGATGCTATTTTCTGTGTACTGGTGAAGGAAAATGAGGAAGTGGGCTGGGATAAAACCAGTGAGCACAGCTTCACTCCAGTAGAAAGAGATCAGACAGCGGTTACCTTTGCATTTTATCgcacagagagaaaaatccAAGGTCTAATGTATGTGGATGAGTGGGGAGTAGAGAAAATTGGTTCTATTATTCTTGAGTCACCTGACACAGCACGCGGCATGAATCGTGAAATCAAACTACAAATCAAGTTTGGTGCCACAGAAATGACGGCCACAGCCATAGACGTAGATTCAGGTTCCACTGTTAAAATTGACCTCGATTTTATGGCTAAATCAATAAAATCATTCAGAAACAACGTGTGGCAGAAGTGA